The following proteins are co-located in the Leptospira weilii genome:
- the lenA gene encoding endostatin-like outer membrane lipoprotein LenA: METDRKKKFHKESLSSNSVSFFLNFLVILLVFTNLSVYSQNEDTHKNKPSDTASILNRRILKIYEDLGATRDLLKVEKIESVPSGIYVTFLGTYPNRKGIKIVKHSFQEKKNGIEKAESKSILLEFTGTTLSKVVTEVKAENMDGSDTTLIRLTDETPLDQNVDDIVLQADQNGKEVRYPIQLLSDDRDKSDFKQEFYLKLLEDFLIQLLRLQEMQRQESAKNKKKLLQTFKDSL; encoded by the coding sequence ATGGAAACAGATCGAAAAAAAAAATTTCACAAAGAAAGCCTTTCTTCGAACTCTGTTTCATTTTTTCTAAACTTTCTGGTTATACTTCTCGTATTCACAAATCTTTCCGTATATTCTCAAAACGAAGATACGCATAAAAACAAACCCTCGGATACGGCTTCCATTTTAAACAGAAGGATCTTAAAAATCTACGAAGATCTGGGAGCCACTCGGGATTTGTTGAAAGTGGAAAAAATAGAATCCGTTCCAAGCGGAATCTATGTTACCTTTCTTGGAACCTATCCGAATCGAAAAGGAATCAAAATCGTAAAACATTCTTTTCAGGAAAAAAAGAATGGTATCGAAAAAGCCGAGAGCAAATCCATTCTTTTAGAGTTCACGGGAACGACTCTTTCCAAAGTTGTAACGGAAGTAAAAGCGGAAAATATGGACGGTTCCGATACGACTCTCATTCGTTTAACGGACGAAACCCCTCTCGATCAGAATGTGGATGATATTGTTCTACAAGCGGATCAGAATGGAAAAGAAGTTCGTTATCCAATCCAACTTCTTTCGGATGATCGAGATAAATCCGATTTTAAGCAGGAATTTTACTTAAAACTTCTGGAAGATTTTCTAATCCAACTTCTGAGACTCCAAGAAATGCAACGCCAGGAATCGGCAAAAAATAAAAAAAAGTTACTGCAAACTTTTAAAGATTCTCTATAA
- a CDS encoding LIC_12097 family sensor histidine kinase: MSSLQENLLERAGELQSILDGITEPLVLIDPGFRIRRVNRSTLEFSGQSSFSSIIGKKCYEVLYNRGDVCPYCPMKEMQPEEENFNQYFEYPKSDVNREIFHSVRGQKETLYLDFYPIEKDNVIGSVLEKVSNITRIREKEEENLRIRNLASLGIFISGVAHELNNPLTGMSLTLQSLLNNLTSIDPEFFRKRLDMMKEDLTRAAMIVTDIISFAKPDRLMTTTVDIYETIQKAKENVIWVYPVLSKNIAWEILCEPGTTFQFNPVKMERLFINLFKNSLQAFDYGEGKIRVEVRKTRNMVHIIVEDNAGGIPDNLIDKIFSPFFTKNKTGIGTGLGLSICHSIVREHSGELSVKSFEKKTRFRVSLPLTQNHGYSS; encoded by the coding sequence ATGTCCTCGTTGCAGGAAAATCTCTTAGAAAGAGCGGGTGAACTTCAATCCATCTTGGATGGGATTACCGAGCCGTTGGTATTGATTGATCCGGGATTTCGCATCCGCAGAGTAAATCGGTCCACACTGGAATTTTCCGGCCAATCTTCGTTCTCTTCCATTATAGGAAAAAAGTGCTACGAAGTTCTCTACAACCGCGGCGATGTCTGTCCTTATTGTCCGATGAAAGAGATGCAACCGGAGGAAGAGAATTTCAATCAATACTTTGAGTATCCCAAATCGGATGTGAACCGAGAAATTTTCCATTCCGTTAGAGGCCAAAAAGAAACTCTCTATCTGGACTTTTATCCGATTGAAAAAGATAATGTCATAGGTTCCGTTCTCGAAAAGGTAAGTAATATCACTCGAATCAGGGAAAAAGAAGAAGAAAATTTAAGAATCCGCAACCTGGCCTCTTTGGGAATTTTTATTTCCGGAGTCGCGCACGAACTCAACAATCCGCTTACCGGAATGAGTTTAACTCTTCAAAGTCTTTTGAACAACCTAACTTCGATCGACCCCGAATTTTTCCGGAAACGTTTGGATATGATGAAAGAAGATCTCACTCGCGCCGCGATGATCGTAACAGACATCATCAGTTTTGCCAAACCAGATCGTTTGATGACTACGACTGTAGACATATACGAAACCATTCAAAAAGCAAAGGAAAACGTAATCTGGGTGTATCCTGTTCTTTCCAAAAATATCGCATGGGAAATTCTCTGCGAACCCGGAACCACATTTCAATTTAATCCGGTGAAGATGGAACGTCTTTTTATCAACTTATTTAAGAATTCCCTGCAAGCCTTCGACTATGGAGAAGGAAAAATCCGTGTGGAAGTCCGTAAAACGAGAAATATGGTACATATCATCGTGGAAGACAACGCAGGAGGAATCCCTGACAATCTGATCGACAAGATATTCTCCCCTTTCTTTACAAAAAACAAAACCGGAATCGGAACCGGACTCGGACTTTCCATCTGCCATTCCATCGTCAGAGAACACAGCGGAGAATTATCGGTTAAGTCTTTCGAAAAAAAAACCAGATTTCGAGTTTCCCTCCCTCTCACACAAAATCACGGATATTCTTCCTGA
- a CDS encoding response regulator transcription factor, producing the protein MYRILIVEDIHSIREAIKDLLSGKYTIFDAENYDEAIRILKSEEIHLVITDIRMPGKTGLDLIKTIQHEFPYVLYTLMTAYNINDYINFAHKHGIWNIIPKYSFLDIKLISVMVHKLLTRDIFGVEKYFGPEFVIQESKEEDKDFSVPNSNGIAFKRIYSDEQRNFLCNRIAKFLVEKGAPNAINQILEELTSNAMIRAPRDSKGNYKYQYELPSRDLVIPLENIQLAESDFFEIGYGIAENTFIIVIRDHFGSLDKKEILKRLDRHITVDESTGFPPGLADSHGRGLYICREISDQLIFNIEKEKRTEIIALLDKQGNKSYKSLSIYEV; encoded by the coding sequence ATGTATCGTATTCTTATCGTTGAAGATATTCATTCAATCCGGGAAGCGATCAAGGATTTACTTTCCGGAAAATATACAATTTTCGACGCGGAGAATTACGACGAAGCGATTCGTATATTAAAAAGCGAAGAGATCCATCTGGTCATCACCGATATTCGAATGCCGGGTAAAACCGGTTTGGATTTGATCAAAACGATTCAACACGAATTCCCTTACGTTCTTTATACGTTGATGACGGCTTACAATATCAACGATTATATCAACTTCGCGCACAAACACGGCATCTGGAACATCATTCCCAAATATTCCTTCTTGGATATCAAGCTGATCTCCGTTATGGTTCATAAACTTCTCACCAGAGACATTTTCGGAGTGGAGAAATATTTTGGACCGGAATTCGTCATTCAGGAATCCAAAGAAGAAGATAAGGATTTTTCAGTTCCTAATTCAAACGGAATCGCTTTCAAAAGAATCTACTCGGACGAACAAAGAAATTTTCTCTGCAATCGAATCGCTAAATTTCTCGTGGAAAAAGGAGCGCCGAACGCGATCAATCAAATCCTGGAAGAGCTTACCTCAAATGCCATGATCCGTGCACCGAGAGATTCCAAAGGAAATTATAAATATCAGTACGAACTTCCTTCCCGAGATCTTGTTATCCCTCTGGAAAACATTCAACTTGCAGAATCTGATTTTTTCGAGATCGGCTACGGAATCGCCGAGAACACCTTTATCATCGTGATTCGGGATCATTTCGGTTCTTTAGATAAAAAGGAAATTTTAAAACGCCTGGACCGCCACATCACCGTAGACGAATCTACCGGATTTCCACCGGGACTTGCGGACTCACACGGTAGAGGTTTATATATCTGTCGGGAAATTTCAGACCAATTGATCTTTAACATTGAAAAAGAGAAAAGAACCGAAATTATCGCCCTTCTCGATAAACAAGGAAATAAAAGCTATAAGTCTCTTTCAATTTACGAAGTTTAA
- a CDS encoding nicotinamide-nucleotide amidohydrolase family protein, with protein sequence MSFPKIIVISTGSELTAGRSQDTNSSWIANELFGMGFTVSKFVVLPDDPVVILEELQTLTELATRKTSILLVMTGGLGPTEDDHTLEVVCRLKGVVTKESPIARQRIETFYKLRGRNFQEAMQTAIRQVSVPEGSIVLNNTVGIAPGFILSLAESVHLCCMPGVPGEMTEMFREEFAPWILRTYSSREIYSGFRFIWWMSESQFQKEFISKENTIADGKVIWGVAAKRGYIRASFQSDNRMLVDELLRKLDTFYGAKSTSDVFEELPRMLIEKKITIGTAESCTGGLIAKIFTDVPGASAYFYGGVISYDNSVKTGMLGVKRNTLDEFGAVSGETAKEMAEGALDALGVDYSISVTGIAGPGGGTPQKKVGLVYFGIGQKNGETEIYEHYFPFPRNSFREFAAHTGIYLLYNRLKRSA encoded by the coding sequence ATGTCTTTTCCTAAAATTATCGTAATATCTACGGGTTCGGAACTTACGGCAGGAAGAAGTCAGGATACAAATTCCTCCTGGATTGCAAACGAACTTTTTGGGATGGGTTTCACTGTTTCCAAATTTGTTGTTTTACCTGACGATCCGGTCGTTATACTGGAAGAATTACAAACGTTAACCGAACTCGCTACGAGAAAAACTTCGATTCTTTTGGTGATGACCGGAGGGCTTGGACCTACGGAGGACGATCATACTCTGGAAGTTGTTTGTAGGTTAAAGGGAGTTGTCACCAAAGAAAGCCCGATCGCAAGACAAAGAATAGAAACCTTTTATAAACTTCGTGGAAGAAATTTTCAGGAAGCAATGCAGACCGCGATCCGACAAGTATCCGTTCCGGAAGGTTCTATCGTATTAAATAACACTGTCGGAATTGCACCGGGTTTTATCTTATCACTGGCGGAAAGCGTACATTTATGTTGTATGCCTGGTGTTCCGGGAGAAATGACCGAAATGTTTCGGGAAGAGTTCGCTCCTTGGATATTAAGGACGTATTCGTCCCGAGAAATCTACTCCGGGTTTCGATTTATCTGGTGGATGAGCGAGTCGCAATTTCAAAAAGAATTTATTTCCAAAGAAAATACCATAGCGGACGGAAAGGTAATCTGGGGAGTAGCTGCGAAAAGAGGATATATCCGTGCGAGTTTTCAGTCCGACAATCGTATGTTAGTCGATGAACTGCTTCGAAAATTGGATACATTTTACGGGGCCAAATCCACATCGGACGTATTCGAGGAGCTTCCGAGGATGCTGATCGAAAAAAAAATCACGATAGGAACCGCGGAAAGTTGCACCGGAGGGTTGATTGCCAAAATATTTACCGATGTGCCGGGGGCCTCGGCGTATTTTTACGGAGGAGTAATTTCCTACGATAACAGTGTTAAGACGGGAATGCTTGGGGTCAAACGAAACACTTTGGACGAATTCGGAGCGGTAAGCGGAGAGACCGCTAAAGAAATGGCGGAAGGAGCGTTAGACGCTCTCGGAGTCGATTATTCGATCAGCGTCACAGGAATTGCAGGACCGGGAGGGGGAACTCCGCAGAAAAAAGTGGGACTCGTCTATTTCGGAATTGGACAGAAAAATGGAGAGACTGAAATTTACGAACACTACTTTCCGTTCCCGAGAAATTCTTTCCGAGAATTTGCCGCCCATACCGGAATTTATTTATTATACAATCGTTTGAAGAGGTCTGCATGA
- the argS gene encoding arginine--tRNA ligase: protein MKENETLKQIVLKSLEEGVDSLIASFPDVEKGLLRIKVEYSRDEKFGDYSTSFSLENSKLLKRNPIQVSKDLVEILQKRTDLFEKVDFTPPGFVNFRISPSYLLGYIESSILSGNYFPKVERPLKINLEFVSANPTGPLNIVSARAAANGDAMASLLKAIGHNVDKEFYINDYGNQVFLLGVSTLVRIREIKGEPSAQQETDDTTPIDTILEKNILPAEGYRGEYIKDIANALLKDPKKSPKIETLLKEKKYRELAELCSIWTVENNLDWQRKDLDSFGVEFDNYFRERTLHEANKVLAVMKDLEKAGKIFEEDGKKIFRSTEYGDDKDRVVVRDDGRPTYLLADIAYHKDKIERGYDRIYDIWGPDHHGYISRLAGAIQALGYEKENFKVIISQQVNLLESGQKVKMSKRAGSFQTMSDLIGFLGKHGKDVGRYFFVMRSLDAPLDFDLDLAQDQSDKNPVFYLQYAHARICSIFREVGMESSAEAAKSLEMSEERKRLLFWIARFPEEIFDSANSMEPHRVTNYLQSFAKAFTGFYLGKTNRLKDATPEVRLGLARICLAAKSVLAEGLGLIGVSAPEKMEKES, encoded by the coding sequence ATGAAAGAAAATGAAACGCTCAAACAAATCGTATTAAAGTCACTGGAGGAAGGGGTTGATTCCCTAATTGCCTCGTTTCCGGACGTGGAAAAAGGTTTGCTTCGAATCAAAGTCGAATATTCCAGAGATGAAAAATTTGGAGATTATTCCACTTCATTTTCATTAGAAAATTCTAAATTACTAAAAAGGAATCCGATTCAGGTATCGAAAGATCTAGTGGAGATCCTGCAAAAACGGACTGACCTTTTCGAAAAAGTGGATTTTACCCCTCCCGGCTTCGTAAATTTCAGAATTTCCCCATCATATCTTTTGGGATATATAGAAAGCTCCATTCTTTCTGGAAATTATTTTCCGAAAGTGGAGCGTCCTCTCAAGATTAACTTGGAATTCGTATCCGCAAATCCAACAGGTCCGCTCAACATAGTTTCCGCACGGGCCGCAGCAAACGGAGACGCGATGGCTTCTCTTTTAAAAGCGATCGGTCATAATGTGGACAAGGAATTTTACATCAACGACTACGGAAATCAGGTTTTTTTGCTCGGAGTTTCCACATTGGTTCGGATCCGAGAAATAAAGGGAGAACCCAGCGCCCAGCAAGAAACGGACGATACTACGCCGATAGATACGATTTTGGAAAAAAATATATTACCGGCCGAGGGTTATCGAGGCGAGTATATAAAGGATATTGCAAATGCTCTTTTAAAAGATCCGAAAAAATCCCCTAAGATCGAAACGTTATTAAAGGAAAAAAAATACCGCGAACTCGCGGAGCTTTGTTCTATCTGGACCGTGGAGAACAATCTTGATTGGCAGAGAAAGGATTTGGATTCGTTCGGAGTTGAATTCGACAATTACTTCCGTGAACGGACGCTTCACGAAGCGAACAAGGTTCTTGCGGTGATGAAAGATTTGGAAAAAGCCGGAAAGATCTTCGAAGAAGACGGGAAAAAAATATTTCGGTCCACGGAATACGGAGACGACAAGGATCGGGTTGTGGTTCGAGACGATGGAAGGCCAACGTATCTTTTGGCGGATATCGCTTATCATAAGGATAAAATCGAGCGTGGGTACGATAGAATCTACGATATCTGGGGACCGGATCATCATGGTTATATCTCAAGACTTGCCGGAGCGATACAAGCACTGGGATATGAAAAAGAGAATTTTAAAGTGATAATTTCGCAACAAGTCAATCTACTCGAATCGGGACAGAAAGTAAAGATGAGCAAGCGTGCTGGTTCCTTTCAGACGATGAGTGATCTCATCGGATTTCTGGGAAAACACGGTAAAGACGTAGGACGTTACTTTTTCGTAATGCGTTCCCTGGATGCGCCTCTCGATTTTGATTTGGATCTCGCCCAGGACCAGTCGGATAAAAATCCGGTTTTTTATCTGCAGTATGCTCATGCGAGAATTTGTTCCATCTTTCGAGAGGTGGGAATGGAAAGTTCCGCCGAAGCGGCCAAATCTTTGGAAATGTCCGAAGAACGAAAAAGGCTTTTATTTTGGATCGCAAGGTTTCCTGAGGAAATATTCGATTCTGCGAATTCGATGGAACCGCATCGTGTTACCAATTATCTACAAAGTTTTGCGAAGGCCTTTACGGGCTTTTATTTAGGAAAGACTAATAGACTAAAAGATGCTACTCCGGAGGTGCGTCTTGGACTTGCAAGAATTTGTCTGGCGGCCAAGAGCGTGCTTGCGGAAGGGCTCGGATTGATCGGCGTCTCCGCTCCGGAAAAAATGGAAAAGGAAAGCTGA
- the recO gene encoding DNA repair protein RecO — translation MSGNSPGALKKIRGIVLESRTIQEGDALIRLLPEIGQVENFRVRGIRKSKTRPIASVEPGSLSDVDYYHSKNKETYNVKEISLINRFDRAKSGYFAAVLVSYLVELVSSFTPDGAEHPGEFRLLFGALEELEENGPSGLILPFFKLRLLVSGGFLSKELVCHSCGTELKKMVSVTLQTSPLELICGNCLHGDRNDLGLAQWIQTFLMLRFRDLKERKISVENILDLDRICNEMLEPILRKKLKSTLTLYDALGENLGKFF, via the coding sequence ATGTCTGGAAATTCTCCGGGAGCTTTGAAAAAAATACGCGGAATTGTCCTGGAGTCCAGAACGATTCAAGAAGGAGACGCCCTCATTCGTCTTCTTCCCGAGATTGGACAGGTGGAAAATTTTCGCGTGCGCGGAATTAGAAAAAGTAAAACCAGGCCGATCGCGTCAGTGGAACCCGGTTCTCTTTCCGACGTGGACTATTATCATTCCAAAAACAAAGAGACGTATAACGTCAAAGAGATTTCGCTTATCAATCGGTTTGACAGGGCTAAGTCGGGATATTTCGCGGCGGTGCTCGTGTCGTATCTTGTGGAACTCGTTTCCTCTTTCACTCCGGACGGAGCGGAGCATCCGGGCGAGTTTCGACTTCTTTTCGGGGCATTGGAGGAATTGGAAGAAAATGGTCCTTCCGGATTGATTCTTCCTTTTTTTAAATTACGCCTTCTCGTTTCCGGAGGTTTTCTTTCCAAGGAACTTGTTTGTCATTCCTGCGGAACGGAGTTGAAAAAGATGGTATCCGTCACTTTGCAGACTTCTCCTTTAGAGCTTATATGCGGAAATTGTCTTCATGGGGATAGGAACGATTTGGGTTTGGCGCAGTGGATACAGACATTTTTGATGCTTCGATTTCGGGATTTAAAGGAGAGAAAAATATCCGTTGAAAACATCTTGGACCTGGACAGAATTTGCAATGAGATGCTCGAACCTATTTTGAGAAAGAAGTTGAAATCGACGCTTACTCTCTACGATGCATTGGGAGAGAATCTTGGAAAATTTTTTTAA
- the ybeY gene encoding rRNA maturation RNase YbeY → MLVGDSDMREINRLRRGKDKTTDVLSFPLEFGSSPLQNVLQKRRGFDSNSLSPIALGEIVISVDTLEKQAIEIGHSAKDEFYRLLVHGFLHLLGYDHERGEEEERIMKLKEDECLEILREL, encoded by the coding sequence TTGCTCGTCGGCGATTCCGATATGAGGGAAATCAATCGTTTGCGTCGCGGAAAGGACAAAACGACGGATGTACTTTCCTTTCCGTTGGAGTTCGGCAGTTCGCCTTTACAAAACGTTCTTCAAAAACGAAGGGGTTTTGATTCGAATTCGTTATCTCCGATCGCATTAGGCGAAATTGTGATCTCCGTAGATACTCTTGAAAAACAAGCCATAGAAATCGGACATTCTGCTAAGGACGAGTTTTACCGTCTTTTGGTTCACGGTTTTTTACATCTTCTCGGTTATGATCACGAACGTGGAGAGGAAGAGGAACGGATCATGAAATTAAAGGAGGATGAATGTCTGGAAATTCTCCGGGAGCTTTGA
- a CDS encoding HD family phosphohydrolase yields MPSPGEQVESAMAWITDTLTRVRPILFVRRFQVVLVVITLLMVTWMLAIPFFGQDKMDLSPDGLYSEGKTAPEKIISVKEIIYEDEDKTKAKKLTAYQSAPFVFDRDYATLQDQINNAIQEDMENFRSFKPSTEEKVYSELLNAVPRWRNRSKEEIELLYKTPGKGKLKDLVQQYSNLVFSSFCILRDLPPDYAALKNSGGRVRNQGIKEQVSNLEGAYIIPRSYLYRDPSTVSILNRMAEEKLSRMDAAVLPIVQKISLSYIYSNPSCSYNAEETLSAKQLAAEQAEPVNSRILAGEVIVKSGEIITPEIFKKLQIVNTYATRANIASIVSILLIQTVFVVIIYIFLKKYNPKRLNDVSSNVIVFSLIWFLVLSCTVASKIYFNFETKYDSIFYFALFVPVGVVCLIVSFIYDEQLSIAIGFYLSFFVFMASHYNPTSFMLGFVSCIVSASYGRNLKKRIDFIKAGLYIAGVQIVIASSGYLFDSRNYWVAIPSGSWVKDLVESNIFKLYVLCLINGFACSTAAQFLLPIYEYLFNVPTRFKLMELADTGHPLLQDLLTKAPSTYTHTFLVAALSERACQNLGLDWLLTRVGVYFHDIGKIPNAGFFVENQHLIPKKENIDKNNPALAAKIVIDHVLDGIEMAKKARLPREVIDFIPEHHGTSTMAFFYHKALSELSPTQKKKLKKQDFQYPGPKPQRKETAIVMIADSLEAASRSLEEITPESLDNLITKIIGIKLAENQLDECGLTLGDLEVIKASFKEVLLSSLHSRPKYPSMEATKALEKKNALNSMNGYKQTKAASGRTN; encoded by the coding sequence ATGCCCAGTCCGGGAGAACAAGTAGAGTCCGCTATGGCTTGGATTACGGACACTCTTACAAGGGTTCGTCCGATTTTATTTGTTCGAAGATTTCAGGTCGTTTTGGTGGTTATTACTCTTTTGATGGTAACCTGGATGCTCGCCATTCCGTTTTTCGGTCAGGATAAAATGGATCTTTCTCCGGATGGATTGTATTCGGAAGGGAAGACCGCGCCGGAAAAAATCATTTCCGTCAAAGAAATCATATACGAGGACGAAGATAAGACCAAGGCCAAAAAACTAACCGCATATCAGTCCGCTCCTTTTGTTTTCGACCGCGATTACGCGACCCTACAAGATCAAATCAACAACGCCATTCAGGAAGATATGGAGAACTTCCGTTCCTTCAAGCCGAGTACGGAAGAAAAAGTGTATTCCGAACTTTTAAACGCCGTTCCACGGTGGAGGAACAGATCGAAGGAAGAAATCGAACTTTTATACAAAACTCCCGGCAAGGGAAAGCTTAAGGATCTAGTTCAACAATATTCTAATTTAGTATTTTCTTCTTTTTGCATATTGCGCGATTTGCCTCCGGATTACGCCGCCTTAAAAAATTCGGGCGGCCGGGTTCGAAATCAGGGAATCAAGGAGCAGGTTTCTAATTTGGAGGGGGCCTACATCATCCCTAGGTCGTATCTGTATCGGGATCCGAGCACGGTGAGTATTCTCAATCGGATGGCAGAGGAAAAGCTTTCTCGTATGGACGCGGCGGTGCTTCCGATCGTCCAAAAAATTTCCCTAAGTTATATCTATTCCAATCCTTCTTGTTCGTACAATGCGGAAGAAACTCTCTCGGCCAAACAGCTTGCGGCCGAACAGGCAGAACCGGTCAATTCTAGGATTCTTGCGGGGGAAGTGATCGTTAAGTCCGGAGAAATTATAACTCCTGAAATATTCAAAAAACTGCAAATTGTCAACACCTACGCCACACGGGCGAACATCGCTTCTATCGTTTCTATTTTGCTTATTCAGACCGTCTTTGTGGTGATCATCTATATTTTTCTTAAAAAATACAATCCGAAACGACTGAACGACGTTTCGAGTAACGTAATTGTATTTTCCCTTATCTGGTTTTTGGTTTTAAGTTGTACTGTCGCTTCTAAGATCTATTTCAATTTCGAAACCAAATACGATTCCATCTTTTATTTCGCCTTGTTCGTTCCGGTGGGAGTGGTCTGTTTGATCGTCAGTTTTATCTACGACGAACAACTTTCTATCGCGATCGGATTTTATCTTTCCTTTTTCGTCTTTATGGCCTCTCACTACAATCCGACTTCGTTTATGCTCGGGTTCGTATCTTGCATCGTTTCTGCGAGTTATGGAAGAAATCTAAAAAAACGAATCGACTTTATCAAAGCGGGTTTGTACATCGCGGGGGTTCAGATCGTCATCGCTTCCAGCGGTTATTTGTTCGATTCTCGTAATTATTGGGTGGCGATTCCGAGCGGATCTTGGGTCAAGGATTTGGTCGAGTCGAATATATTCAAATTGTATGTTCTTTGTCTGATTAACGGATTTGCTTGTTCCACCGCGGCGCAGTTTCTGCTTCCGATTTATGAATATCTATTCAACGTTCCGACTCGTTTTAAACTGATGGAACTTGCGGACACTGGTCATCCTCTATTGCAGGATCTTCTGACCAAAGCGCCTTCCACCTACACACATACGTTTTTAGTTGCGGCTCTTTCGGAACGCGCCTGTCAAAATCTGGGTTTGGATTGGCTTTTGACAAGAGTAGGAGTGTATTTTCACGATATCGGTAAGATCCCGAATGCCGGGTTCTTTGTGGAAAATCAGCATTTGATCCCGAAAAAAGAGAATATTGACAAAAACAACCCGGCGCTTGCGGCTAAGATCGTCATCGACCATGTGTTAGATGGAATTGAAATGGCGAAGAAAGCCAGACTTCCGAGAGAGGTAATTGACTTCATCCCCGAGCACCATGGAACTTCAACGATGGCGTTTTTTTATCACAAGGCATTGTCCGAACTTTCTCCGACTCAGAAAAAGAAACTGAAAAAACAGGACTTTCAGTATCCCGGTCCTAAACCTCAGAGAAAAGAAACTGCTATCGTAATGATTGCGGATTCTCTCGAAGCCGCGTCTCGTTCCTTGGAGGAGATTACTCCTGAGTCTTTGGACAATCTCATCACCAAAATTATCGGGATCAAACTCGCCGAGAATCAATTGGACGAATGCGGACTTACGTTAGGCGATCTGGAAGTAATCAAAGCTTCGTTTAAGGAAGTATTGTTGTCCAGTCTTCATTCCAGACCAAAATATCCGAGTATGGAAGCCACCAAAGCATTGGAAAAAAAGAATGCGTTAAATTCCATGAACGGATACAAGCAGACCAAGGCCGCTTCGGGGAGAACAAACTGA